Sequence from the Bacillus mesophilus genome:
GGAGGAGGTACCTCCTGAAATAACCTGGGCAACTTCATCAAAATAACCAGTACCAACTTCTCTTTGATGTCTTGTTGCTGTGTATCCATACTGCTCACTAGCAAATTCTGCTTGCTGAAGCTCTGAATATGCCCCCATTCCTCTCTGCTTATATCCTCTAGCCAACTCAAACATCGAATGGTTGAGTGCATGAAATCCAGCAAGTGTTACAAACTGGAATTTATAGCCCATCTTACCTAACTCCTGTTGAAATCTTTCAATGGTGTCATCGTCTAATTTCTTCTTCCAGTTAAAGGAAGGAGAGCAGTTGTATGCTAGTAACTTTCCTGGAAATTCCTTATGGATTGCATCTGCAAAAGCCTTTGCTTCTTCCAGACTTGGTTCTGCAGTTTCACACCAGATTAGATCAGCATAAGGTGCATATGCTAAACCTCTTGCAATCGCTTGATCTAAACCAGCTGTTGTTCGATAGAAGCCTTCCTCCGTCCGGTCCCCTGTAATAAACTGATGATCGTAAGGATCGATATCACTTGTAATTAAGTCAGCCGCATTTGCATCTGTTCTTGCCAATAAAACAGTAGGTACTCCCATAACGTCTGCAGCTAATCTAGCAGATATTAAATTTTTGACAGCTGTTTGAGTTGGTAAAAGAACTTTTCCACCTAAATGTCCGCATTTCTTCTCAGATGAAAGCTGATCTTCAAAGTGGACTGCAGCTGCACCAGCCTCAATCATTCCCTTCATCAACTCAAATACATTTAACTGACCTCCAAAACCAGCTTCTGCATCCGCAACAATAGGTGCAAACCAATCTGTATCTCCACTACCCTCTAAATGTTGAATTTGGTCCGCTCTTTGCAAAGCTTGATTAATACGTTTAACAACAGCTGGGACACTGTTAGCCGGATATAAACTTTGATCAGGATACATATTTCCTGATAAGTTTGCATCAGCCGCGACTTGCCATCCACTCAAGTAGATTGCCTTTAAGCCAGCCTTAACCTGTTGAACAGCTTGGTTTCCTGTTAAAGCTCCAAGTGAATTCACATAGTCCTCACTGTGTAGTAAATCCCACAGCTTTGCAGATCCTCGTCTTGCCAGAGTATACTCGATGTCAATTGAGCCTCTCAACTTCAGAACATCCTCGGCACTATAAGGTCGAGTGATACCTTTCCAACGTTGATCCATCTCCCAGCTTTCCTTTAAAACTTGTAATCTTTCATTTGACATTTTAATGAGTCCTCCTTGTTATAAAACAGGTTATTATTTCTTAAGTTATTATATAACAGGTCTTCCGGATTTGTAACCCCCATTTTGAAAATTTATCAAAAAAAATTATTTTTTCCATTTAAACCACTTATAAAAAACCTCCAATAACCCTGCTACTACTGGATTTACCCCATAAAAAAAGACTTACAACGTTCGTAAGTCCTATACTGCCTGCTCAATTAATTGTTTCTTTTGAAAATCTATTTTATTCATCTGTGTTATAACACGAAGTTGTTCAGCATTAATTCTTCTAACAATCGCTAACACCTGATCATTATATACCTTTACCTGTTCTAAAGAATCATTGATTTCATTTTGGATAACCCAGTCAGTGATTAGTCCATCAAAGAAATAATCAGCAAATTTAGCTAAGCTTGTTAGATCGATAGAGTGTGAGAAATCTAGACCTATATCCTCTAACTCTTTTTGTAATTTCTTAGCTAGATGCTGGGCATCATGCATATAATTTTTTGCTTCATCAACGTGATTATGTTTTAAGGCAGTTGAAAGAACACTGCCATCAAATAAATCAAAGGTACCCCAACCCTTAGCATTTTCAAGTGATGCGATTACATTATTTAAGCTCTTTCTTACATTTACAGCTGCAACTAAAGCTTCCTCTAGCTCTTGATGTTTCACGGATAGAAGATTATTTTCGGCACCTAGCTGGTCCATATGATTTATATACAGTGAGTACTGAGTTTTTATGTATTGCTCTTTTTCAGATAGTAATTGCTTTAGCTCCTCTTCAGCAGAGCACACGCCCTCGAGATTATTCTTTATGGTCTTTATCTCATCTTGAAGACTATTTAACTCTGCTTTAACTTCATCATATAAAAGTTTGGCTAGTGCAGCCTCTTGTTTTTCTTGAAGTAAACGCTCATCTTTTGTTCCTAAAATCGTTAAAAATAAGGCATTCACACTTAAACCTTCTAGCTTTTCCACGTCCTGATTCTCCAGATGAAGTGTTGCTTTTAACCCTTCTAACTTTAGATGTAAGTATTCTAGCTCTTTATTGTAGGTGATTAGCTGCTTTTCCATCTTTGTCTTCACACGAACGTGTTCTTGGGCAATTCGTATTTTTTTATTTAGTTCCTCTACCATCTAAAATTCCCCCTTTTACAATTTGACGTATGAAGCTAGATAAAGGTTTCATTTTTCGTAAATTTTTTTATCTGCTTTTTTATGAAATTTAAAATACCTTCATATTTTGTAGTTCTTAGTTTTCGTTCCATTGCTCTCCAAACACTTGCTTTCCGCGGGGAGGAAGTCAAGCCTCCTCGGCTTTGCCTGCGGGGTCTCGACCTTTCCTCTATTTCCCGCAGGAGTCAAGTGTTTTCCGCTCCATTTCACTACTGCATATTATAGTAACAACTTTTAAGTAAGGAACCATAAAAAAGGGACCAAATTAATTGGTCCCATAATTGTTTACAATGATTCGTTTCTTATTCGCGGTAAGCATAATTAAACCTTATCAAAACAGTTAGTGAGCTCATTTCTTCTCTATTTCCTTAAACTCATAGGTATCTAAGTAATGGATCCGTTCTAACATGGTTGGGTGGGTATATCTAAAGATTTTAACTATTAGTGGTGGATTAACTTGGCTTAGGTTTGATTTGGAGAGCTCTTGAAATGAGCCCACCGCAGCTGTTTGGTCTCCGGTTAATTCCACTGCATATCGATCTGCTTCAATCTCGTGATGCCTTGAGACGGTATTACTAATAGGTGTAAATAAAAACGATAGTAAAGATAACAATAAAAAGAATAACGGAATGGTTGCTATATCATGTGTATGGTTAATGCCTATTCTACTCCCCCATACTCGGATAATAAAGTTCATGAGTCTATAGATGAGGTACAATCCTGCTAGGGAAACAGCCAAATAGCTAATGATTCCTAAGAAAACGTGTTTTTTTACATAGTGCCCCATCTCGTGAGCCATAATGAAGAGTACTTCCTGGTCATTGAGTTTATTTAATGTTGTATCCCATAAGACAATTCTTGAATGATCACCAATACCATTCACATAAGCATTCATCGCATTCGTTTTTTCGGACATATTCACCTCAAATACATGGGCAGCTGGAATTCCAGCTTCATCTGCTAGTGACAGTATTTGAGCCTCAAGTTGCTTATCTTTGAGTGGGTAAAAATCATTATATAAAGGATCAATATAAACTGGCTGAATAAACGTTAAAAACAAGGTAAACGGTATGGATAAAAACCAGGCATATAGCCACCAACGTTTTGCACTCTTTTTCATAAGGCTATATAATACAACCACAATTATGGCTGTTATGAAGAAATTAATCCAAAAATCTAACATAAAGTCCTTCATCCAACCTTGAAACGGTTGTACATTAATTCCATACTCTTTTGACAAGTTGTAGCCATAAAGCTTAAAAGGAAGAGTTAAGATCGTTGTAAATAGAGTCATCCAAAATAAATAAATACAAATTTGTAGAGCTTGAACCCTTACTGTCATTTGCGACCAAGATTGTATCTTAGCTGATAACCCTAGCCCTAATAAAACAAATAGTAGCAACCATTCATATGGTGTTGTGAGGAAATATAATACATTTCTAACCTTTGAGTAGTCCTCACTTAGCAATAGCTGTTGTTCTGTCATAAATGTTGCAGGATCTGCTGCTGTTCCTTGATATGGACTTGGTATAGATGTATCTGCCCATTGAAAAATATACAAAGACATCACCACACTGAAAAGTACATACACCAATACGGAACGCCATACAGCTTTCTTCATAATCTGTCCCTCCTAACTAGTCTTCTTTTTATACTTAGTCCAGAATTGAAGAAATAGAACTGTTTGTCTACACTTGAAGCAACGCTTCTTTTTCTAATTAACTATTATAAATGAATGTAATTAAAACACCTAAAAACTAAAAAACAGCCGATTGCTCGACTGTTTTTTTACACAAATATTGAATAGCAAGTGAGAACTCCAATCGTACCTAATACAACGACAATAACATTTGCACCAAAGTAGGCAATCAGAAAAGCTATGACTGCTCCGATAATCCCGAACCAAGGATCTTCACTGATCAAGAAGATTCCGGGAACAATTAATGCGCCAAGGGTTGCGAATGGGACATTTTTCAACACACCTTGCAGGAAAGGGTGAAGTTCCTTCCCACCTAAAGAAACAAGGGGAATCATCCTTGGTATATAGGTAACAATGGCCATCCCGATAATCATAAGAATAATACTGTTATCCATTTTGGTTCACCCTTCTTCTGACTAATACTTCCACTAGCACTGATGAAATTAAAGTTGCACTTACGATAGCCCAGCCTGGAGCCATAAATTGATAAAATATGCTATTTAGAATAGCAGCCAAACCAGCTAAATATAGTACTTTTCTTTGCTTTTTCAAGGACGGCACAAGAAGGGCCACGAACATTGCATATAATGCTATTCCCATACTTTCCTGTAAAGTACTTGGTAAGCTTGAACCAATTAAGTAACCCACAACAGAATTAACAACCCAGCTTCCATAAGAAATGGAGATCACTCCGAACATAAATCCTGTTGAGATTTTCCCCTCCCTGGTAGCAACAAGAGAAAATGTCTCATCTGTAATCCCGAAAGAGTATAAAGCTTTTATCGGTTTTGGTGCATCCTCAAGCTTTTCATATAACGAGGCACTCATTAAAAAATGTCGGATGT
This genomic interval carries:
- a CDS encoding M48 family metallopeptidase; the protein is MKKAVWRSVLVYVLFSVVMSLYIFQWADTSIPSPYQGTAADPATFMTEQQLLLSEDYSKVRNVLYFLTTPYEWLLLFVLLGLGLSAKIQSWSQMTVRVQALQICIYLFWMTLFTTILTLPFKLYGYNLSKEYGINVQPFQGWMKDFMLDFWINFFITAIIVVVLYSLMKKSAKRWWLYAWFLSIPFTLFLTFIQPVYIDPLYNDFYPLKDKQLEAQILSLADEAGIPAAHVFEVNMSEKTNAMNAYVNGIGDHSRIVLWDTTLNKLNDQEVLFIMAHEMGHYVKKHVFLGIISYLAVSLAGLYLIYRLMNFIIRVWGSRIGINHTHDIATIPLFFLLLSLLSFLFTPISNTVSRHHEIEADRYAVELTGDQTAAVGSFQELSKSNLSQVNPPLIVKIFRYTHPTMLERIHYLDTYEFKEIEKK
- a CDS encoding AzlC family ABC transporter permease; the protein is MRATAIEKKTSPFTYGLQAGLSIGIGYMPIALTFGLLAKATGITVTETFLMSLLVFAGASQYIALSLLSIGTGAFEIVLTTFIVNIRHFLMSASLYEKLEDAPKPIKALYSFGITDETFSLVATREGKISTGFMFGVISISYGSWVVNSVVGYLIGSSLPSTLQESMGIALYAMFVALLVPSLKKQRKVLYLAGLAAILNSIFYQFMAPGWAIVSATLISSVLVEVLVRRRVNQNG
- a CDS encoding AzlD domain-containing protein; the encoded protein is MDNSIILMIIGMAIVTYIPRMIPLVSLGGKELHPFLQGVLKNVPFATLGALIVPGIFLISEDPWFGIIGAVIAFLIAYFGANVIVVVLGTIGVLTCYSIFV
- the aceA gene encoding isocitrate lyase; the encoded protein is MSNERLQVLKESWEMDQRWKGITRPYSAEDVLKLRGSIDIEYTLARRGSAKLWDLLHSEDYVNSLGALTGNQAVQQVKAGLKAIYLSGWQVAADANLSGNMYPDQSLYPANSVPAVVKRINQALQRADQIQHLEGSGDTDWFAPIVADAEAGFGGQLNVFELMKGMIEAGAAAVHFEDQLSSEKKCGHLGGKVLLPTQTAVKNLISARLAADVMGVPTVLLARTDANAADLITSDIDPYDHQFITGDRTEEGFYRTTAGLDQAIARGLAYAPYADLIWCETAEPSLEEAKAFADAIHKEFPGKLLAYNCSPSFNWKKKLDDDTIERFQQELGKMGYKFQFVTLAGFHALNHSMFELARGYKQRGMGAYSELQQAEFASEQYGYTATRHQREVGTGYFDEVAQVISGGTSSTTALKGSTEEEQFTR